One region of Zingiber officinale cultivar Zhangliang chromosome 7B, Zo_v1.1, whole genome shotgun sequence genomic DNA includes:
- the LOC122006412 gene encoding homeobox-leucine zipper protein HOX12-like, with amino-acid sequence MEEQRRFSSLSELCSQTPAASTVGEGSRRRRRPRRKRSSENDEAKKRRLSDAQVKFLEMSFQKERKLESGRKVHLAAELGLDPKQVAVWFQNRRARHKNKQVEEAYAELKSAHDAVVLQKCLLESQVLNLREQLFEAKEEKRKLSLGINGGASGLSNVTAAGGGSSSPSSSFSVVGELGLEGGEGDFMYAHQQEHDFNKYMVEWANFYGV; translated from the exons ATGGAAGAACAGAGGCGGTTCTCTTCGTTGTCCGAACTCTGCTCTCAAACTCCTGCAG CGTCGACGGTGGGGGAGGGGAGCAGGAGGAGGCGGCGGCCGCGGAGGAAGAGATCATCGGAGAATGATGAGGCGAAGAAGAGGCGGCTGAGCGATGCGCAGGTGAAGTTTTTAGAGATGAGCTTCCAGAAGGAGAGGAAGCTGGAGTCGGGGCGGAAGGTGCACCTCGCCGCCGAGCTCGGCCTCGACCCCAAGCAGGTCGCCGTCTGGTTCCAGAACCGCCGCGCGCGCCACAAGAACAAGCAGGTGGAGGAGGCCTACGCCGAGCTCAAGTCCGCCCACGACGCCGTCGTCCTCCAAAAATGCCTCCTTGAATCCCAA GTGTTAAATTTGAGGGAGCAGCTTTTTGAGGCGAAGGAGGAGAAAAGGAAGCTGTCGTTGGGGATCAACGGAGGAGCTTCCGGCCTCAGCAACGTCACCGCCGCAGGCGGCGGCAGCAGCAGCCCGAGCTCATCCTTCTCGGTCGTCGGAGAGCTCGGCTTGGAAGGAGGAGAAGGCGACTTCATGTACGCGCACCAGCAGGAGCATGATTTCAACAAGTACATGGTGGAGTGGGCAAACTTTTACGgtgtttaa